The Bubalus bubalis isolate 160015118507 breed Murrah chromosome 18, NDDB_SH_1, whole genome shotgun sequence genome contains a region encoding:
- the RIPOR1 gene encoding rho family-interacting cell polarization regulator 1 isoform X3, which produces MMSLSVRPQRRLLSARVSRSQSFAGVLGSQERGPRSFPAFSPPGPPRKPPVLSRVSKMFSVAHPAPKVPQPERLDLVYTALKRGLTAYLEVHQQEQEKLQGQIRESKRNSRLGFLYDLDKQVKSIERFLRRLEFHASKIDELYESYCVQRRLRDGAYNMVRAYSTGSPGSREARDSLAEATRGHREYTESMCLLESELEAQLGEFHLRMKGLAGFARLCVGDQYEIYMKYGRQRWKLRGRIESSGKQVWDSEETVFLPLLTEFLSIKVTELKGLANHVVVGSVSCETKDLFAALPQVVAVDINDLGTIKLSLEVTWSPFDKDDQPSAASTVNKASTVTKRFSTYSQSPPDTPSLREQAFYNMLRRQEELENGTAWSLSSESSDDSSSPQLSGTARHSSAPRPLVQQPEPLPIQVAFRRAETSTSGPMDEEGAVAPALANGHAPYSRTLSHISEASVDAALAEASVEAADLESLVRGPSPPACPVPTLGEHPAHVPPALDAGHSATNPTLSTTGPAPSAHLGSANKTINSSSPELPTQTTTGSTYCAMSPTHSAPSLIHCTTASTHKTMVSILTTTGPTPSTTGPVQTTSPTHKPVLSTLTPAAPTPNATDPVQTTTSLSHTVTNLTHTVTSATNKPMVSTLMTAGPTASATGPVQTTTSPTHTTTSPTHTTTSPTHTVASPTHTTASPTYTTTGPTHTTASPTYITTGPTHTTASPTHTTTGPTHTTATTTPKAKMSTNTTTPNAKDPVQTTRSPTHSVTSPTLITVSPSTFLDFAKLSSPSADTDPPHLGTDPLSGSYLASAPCTQADPISPSTSHPSPACSSWEPLTTPSPDPPEAMRQSPSLPPSPLAPVPQNPDPKVARATPAPVPGAAGGAGDRRLEEALGALMAALDDYRGQFPELQGLEQEVTRLESLLMQRQGLTRSRASSLSITVEHALESFSFLNEDEDEDNDSPGDRPPNSLAPGAEDSLDSPSARPLSTECPALDAALVQHLYHCSRLLLKLGTFGPLRCQEAWALERLLREARVLEAVCELSRRWEIPATSAQEVVQFSASRPGFLTFWDQCTEGLSPFICPVERVLLTFCNQYSARLSLRQPGLAEAVCVKFLEDALGQKLPRSQAGPGEQLTVFQFWSYVEALDCSSMEAYVTETAEEVLLVRNLNSDDQAIVLKALRLAPEGRLQRDGLRALSSLLVHGNNKVMAAVSTQLRSLSLGPAFRERALLCFLDQLEDEDVQTRVAGCLALGCIKAPEGIEPLVYLCQTDTEAVREAARQSLQQCGEEGQSAHRRLEESLDALPRIFGPGSMASTAF; this is translated from the exons GGCTTCCTGTATGACCTGGACAAG CAAGTCAAGTCCATTGAACGCTTCCTGCGACGGCTGGAGTTCCATGCCAGCAAG ATTGATGAACTGTATGAGTCATACTGTGTGCAGCGGCGTCTCCGGGATGGCGCCTACAACATGGTCCGTGCCTACAGCACCGGCTCTCCGGGGAGCCGCGAGGCCCGGGACAGCCTGGCCGAGGCCACTCGAGGGCATCGCGAGTACACAGAG AGCATGTGTCTGCTGGAGAGCGAGCTGGAAGCACAGCTGGGCGAGTTCCACCTCCGGATGAAAG GGCTGGCCGGCTTCGCCAGGCTGTGTGTTGGTGACCAGTATGAG ATCTACATGAAATATGGGCGTCAGCGCTGGAAACTACGGGGCCGCATAGAGAGTAGTGGAAAGCAGGTGTGGGACAGCGAGGAAACCGTCTTTCTGCCTCTTCTCACGGAATTCCTGTCCATCAAG GTGACAGAACTGAAGGGCCTAGCCAACCACGTGGTTGTAGGTAGCGTCTCCTGTGAGACCAAGGACCTGTTCGCTGCCTTGCCCCAGGTTGTAGCAGTGGACATTAATGACCTCGGCACCATCAAACTCAGCTTGGAAGTGACATGGAG TCCCTTCGACAAGGATGACCAGCCCTCAGCTGCTTCTACTGTCAACAAGGCCTCTACAGTCACCAAGCGCTTCTCCACCTATAGCCAGAGCCCACCAGACACACCCTCACTTCGGGAACAGGCCTTTTAT aATATGCTGAGGCGGCAGGAGGAGCTGGAGAATGGGACAGCATGGTCCCTGTCATCTGAATCTTCTGATGACTCATCCAGCCCACAGCTCTCAGGCACTGCCCGCCACTCCTCAGCCCCCAGGCCCCTGGTGCAGCAGCCTGAGCCTCTGCCCATCCAAGTTGCCTTCCGTAGGGCTGAGACCTCCACTTCTGGGCCCATGGATGAGGAGGGGGCTGTGGCCCCAGCCCTAGCCAATGGGCATGCCCCCTACAGCCGGACTCTGAGCCACATTAGTGAGGCCAGCGTGGACGCTGCCCTGGCTGAGGCTTCAGTGGAGGCTGCAGACCTAGAAAGTCTAGTCCGGGGACCTAGCCCACCTGCGTGCCCAGTTCCCACCCTTGGGGAGCACCCTGCTCATGTCCCTCCTGCCCTGGATGCTGGCCATTCTGCCACAAACCCCACTCTCAGTACAACAGGCCCTGCCCCATCTGCTCACCTAGGCTCGGCGAACAAGACCATAAATTCTAGCTCTCCTGAACTGCCCACCCAGACCACTACAGGCTCCACCTATTGTGCCATGAGCCCTACCCATAGTGCTCCAAGCCTCATTCACTGTACCACAGCTTCTACCCACAAGACCATGGTCTCTATCCTCACTACCACAGGTCCTACCCCCAGTACCACAGGGCCAGTCCAGACCACAAGTCCCACCCACAAACCAGTGCTTTCTACCCTCACTCCTGCAGCTCCTACCCCCAATGCTACAGACCCAGTCCAGACCACCACAAGCCTCAGCCACACTGTCACAAACTTGACGCACACTGTCACAAGCGCTACCAACAAGCCCATGGTCTCTACTCTCATGACCGCAGGCCCTACAGCCAGTGCCACAGGTCCAGTGCAGACTACCACTAGCCCCACCCACACCACCACAAGCCCCACCCACACCACCACAAGCCCCACCCACACTGTTGCAAGCCCCACCCATACTACTGCAAGCCCCACCTATACCACCACAGGCCCCACCCATACTACTGCAAGCCCCACCTATATCACCACAGGCCCTACCCACACTACTGCAAGCCCCACCCACACCACCACAGGCCCCACCCACACTACTGCAACCACTACCCCCAAAGCCAAGATGTCAACTAACACCACTACACCCAATGCTAAGGACCCAGTCCAGACCACCAGGAGTCCCACCCATTCTGTCACAAGCCCCACTCTTATAACTGTAAGCCCGTCCACTTTTCTAGACTTTGCCAAGCTCTCCAGCCCCTCTGCAGATACAGACCCACCCCACCTAGGCACTGACCCCCTGTCTGGTAGTTACCTAGCCTCCGCTCCTTGCACTCAGGCAGACCCCATATCCCCCAGCACCTCCCATCCAAGTCCTGCTTGTTCCAGTTGGGAGCCCCTCACAACCCCTTCCCCAGATCCCCCAGAAGCCATGCGTCAGAGCCCAAgtctccctccctcacccctagCCCCTGTGCCCCAGAATCCAGACCCTAAAGTGGCCAGGGCTACTCCGGCCCCAGTTCCAGGGGCAGCTGGAGGGGCTGGGGATAGGAGGCTGGAAGAGGCTCTGGGGGCCCTGATGGCTGCCCTGGATGACTATCGTGGCCAGTTTCCCGAGCTGCAGGGCCTAGAGCAGGAGGTGACCCGGCTGGAGAGTCTGCTCATG CAGAGACAAGGCCTGACTCGGAGCCGGGCCTCCAGTCTAAGCATCACTGTGGAGCATGCCCTGGAGAGCTTCAGCTTTCTCAACGAGGATGAAGATGAAGACAATGACAGTCCTGGGGACAG GCCCCCAAACAGCCTAGCACCTGGGGCTGAGGACAGCCTTGACTCGCCCAGTGCCCGACCCCTCAGCACAGAGTGTCCAGCTCTGGATGCTGCCTTGGTTCAGCACCTGTATCACTGCAGCCGCCTCCTGCTG AAACTGGGCACATTTGGGCCCCTGCGCTGCCAGGAGGCATGGGCCCTGGAGCGGCTACTGCGGGAGGCCCGAGTGCTCGAAGCAGTATGCGAGCTCAGCAGGCGATGGGAAATACCTGCCACCTCTGCCCAGGAAG TGGTGCAGTTCTCAGCCTCTCGGCCCGGCTTCCTGACCTTCTGGGACCAATGCACAGAGGGACTCAGCCCTTTCATCTGCCCTGTGGAGCGGGTGCTCCTCACCTTCTGCAATCAGTACAGCGCCCGTCTTTCCTTGCGCCAGCCAGGCTTAGCCGAGGCCG TGTGCGTCAAGTTCCTGGAGGATGCCCTGGGCCAGAAGCTGCCCCGGAGCCAGGCAGGCCCTGGAGAGCAGCTCACCGTCTTCCAGTTCTGGAGTTACGTCGAAGCCTTGGACTGCTCCTCTATGGAGGCCTATGTAACTGAGACAGCTGAGGAGG TGTTACTGGTGCGGAATCTGAACTCGGATGACCAGGCTATTGTGCTGAAGGCACTGAGGTTGGCACCTGAGGGGCGGCTCCAAAGGGATGGGCTCCGGGCCCTCAGCTCTTTGCTTGTCCATGGGAACAACAAGGTCATGGCTGCTGTCAGCACTCAGCTCCGGAGCCTGTCGCTGGGCCCCGCCTTCAGGGAAAGG GCCCTGCTGTGCTTCCTGGACCAGCTGGAGGATGAGGATGTGCAGACCAGAGTGGCCGGCTGCCTGGCTCTGGGCTGCATCAAG GCTCCAGAAGGCATTGAGCCCCTGGTGTACCTCTGCCAGACGGACACAGAAGCCGTGAGGGAAGCAGCTCGGCAGAGCCTGCAGCAGTGTG GAGAGGAGGGACAGTCTGCCCACCGAAGGCTGGAGGAGTCACTGGATGCCCTGCCCCGCATCTTTGGGCCCGGCAGCATGGCCAGCACGGCATTCTAA
- the RIPOR1 gene encoding rho family-interacting cell polarization regulator 1 isoform X2: MSAKKRGSPARTHSMMSLSVRPQRRLLSARVSRSQSFAGVLGSQERGPRSFPAFSPPGPPRKPPVLSRVSKMFSVAHPAPKVPQPERLDLVYTALKRGLTAYLEVHQQEQEKLQGQIRESKRNSRLGFLYDLDKQVKSIERFLRRLEFHASKIDELYESYCVQRRLRDGAYNMVRAYSTGSPGSREARDSLAEATRGHREYTESMCLLESELEAQLGEFHLRMKGLAGFARLCVGDQYEIYMKYGRQRWKLRGRIESSGKQVWDSEETVFLPLLTEFLSIKVTELKGLANHVVVGSVSCETKDLFAALPQVVAVDINDLGTIKLSLEVTWSPFDKDDQPSAASTVNKASTVTKRFSTYSQSPPDTPSLREQAFYNMLRRQEELENGTAWSLSSESSDDSSSPQLSGTARHSSAPRPLVQQPEPLPIQVAFRRAETSTSGPMDEEGAVAPALANGHAPYSRTLSHISEASVDAALAEASVEAADLESLVRGPSPPACPVPTLGEHPAHVPPALDAGHSATNPTLSTTGPAPSAHLGSANKTINSSSPELPTQTTTGSTYCAMSPTHSAPSLIHCTTASTHKTMVSILTTTGPTPSTTGPVQTTSPTHKPVLSTLTPAAPTPNATDPVQTTTSLSHTVTNLTHTVTSATNKPMVSTLMTAGPTASATGPVQTTTSPTHTTTSPTHTTTSPTHTVASPTHTTASPTYTTTGPTHTTASPTYITTGPTHTTASPTHTTTGPTHTTATTTPKAKMSTNTTTPNAKDPVQTTRSPTHSVTSPTLITVSPSTFLDFAKLSSPSADTDPPHLGTDPLSGSYLASAPCTQADPISPSTSHPSPACSSWEPLTTPSPDPPEAMRQSPSLPPSPLAPVPQNPDPKVARATPAPVPGAAGGAGDRRLEEALGALMAALDDYRGQFPELQGLEQEVTRLESLLMRQGLTRSRASSLSITVEHALESFSFLNEDEDEDNDSPGDRPPNSLAPGAEDSLDSPSARPLSTECPALDAALVQHLYHCSRLLLKLGTFGPLRCQEAWALERLLREARVLEAVCELSRRWEIPATSAQEVVQFSASRPGFLTFWDQCTEGLSPFICPVERVLLTFCNQYSARLSLRQPGLAEAVCVKFLEDALGQKLPRSQAGPGEQLTVFQFWSYVEALDCSSMEAYVTETAEEVLLVRNLNSDDQAIVLKALRLAPEGRLQRDGLRALSSLLVHGNNKVMAAVSTQLRSLSLGPAFRERALLCFLDQLEDEDVQTRVAGCLALGCIKAPEGIEPLVYLCQTDTEAVREAARQSLQQCGEEGQSAHRRLEESLDALPRIFGPGSMASTAF, translated from the exons GGCTTCCTGTATGACCTGGACAAG CAAGTCAAGTCCATTGAACGCTTCCTGCGACGGCTGGAGTTCCATGCCAGCAAG ATTGATGAACTGTATGAGTCATACTGTGTGCAGCGGCGTCTCCGGGATGGCGCCTACAACATGGTCCGTGCCTACAGCACCGGCTCTCCGGGGAGCCGCGAGGCCCGGGACAGCCTGGCCGAGGCCACTCGAGGGCATCGCGAGTACACAGAG AGCATGTGTCTGCTGGAGAGCGAGCTGGAAGCACAGCTGGGCGAGTTCCACCTCCGGATGAAAG GGCTGGCCGGCTTCGCCAGGCTGTGTGTTGGTGACCAGTATGAG ATCTACATGAAATATGGGCGTCAGCGCTGGAAACTACGGGGCCGCATAGAGAGTAGTGGAAAGCAGGTGTGGGACAGCGAGGAAACCGTCTTTCTGCCTCTTCTCACGGAATTCCTGTCCATCAAG GTGACAGAACTGAAGGGCCTAGCCAACCACGTGGTTGTAGGTAGCGTCTCCTGTGAGACCAAGGACCTGTTCGCTGCCTTGCCCCAGGTTGTAGCAGTGGACATTAATGACCTCGGCACCATCAAACTCAGCTTGGAAGTGACATGGAG TCCCTTCGACAAGGATGACCAGCCCTCAGCTGCTTCTACTGTCAACAAGGCCTCTACAGTCACCAAGCGCTTCTCCACCTATAGCCAGAGCCCACCAGACACACCCTCACTTCGGGAACAGGCCTTTTAT aATATGCTGAGGCGGCAGGAGGAGCTGGAGAATGGGACAGCATGGTCCCTGTCATCTGAATCTTCTGATGACTCATCCAGCCCACAGCTCTCAGGCACTGCCCGCCACTCCTCAGCCCCCAGGCCCCTGGTGCAGCAGCCTGAGCCTCTGCCCATCCAAGTTGCCTTCCGTAGGGCTGAGACCTCCACTTCTGGGCCCATGGATGAGGAGGGGGCTGTGGCCCCAGCCCTAGCCAATGGGCATGCCCCCTACAGCCGGACTCTGAGCCACATTAGTGAGGCCAGCGTGGACGCTGCCCTGGCTGAGGCTTCAGTGGAGGCTGCAGACCTAGAAAGTCTAGTCCGGGGACCTAGCCCACCTGCGTGCCCAGTTCCCACCCTTGGGGAGCACCCTGCTCATGTCCCTCCTGCCCTGGATGCTGGCCATTCTGCCACAAACCCCACTCTCAGTACAACAGGCCCTGCCCCATCTGCTCACCTAGGCTCGGCGAACAAGACCATAAATTCTAGCTCTCCTGAACTGCCCACCCAGACCACTACAGGCTCCACCTATTGTGCCATGAGCCCTACCCATAGTGCTCCAAGCCTCATTCACTGTACCACAGCTTCTACCCACAAGACCATGGTCTCTATCCTCACTACCACAGGTCCTACCCCCAGTACCACAGGGCCAGTCCAGACCACAAGTCCCACCCACAAACCAGTGCTTTCTACCCTCACTCCTGCAGCTCCTACCCCCAATGCTACAGACCCAGTCCAGACCACCACAAGCCTCAGCCACACTGTCACAAACTTGACGCACACTGTCACAAGCGCTACCAACAAGCCCATGGTCTCTACTCTCATGACCGCAGGCCCTACAGCCAGTGCCACAGGTCCAGTGCAGACTACCACTAGCCCCACCCACACCACCACAAGCCCCACCCACACCACCACAAGCCCCACCCACACTGTTGCAAGCCCCACCCATACTACTGCAAGCCCCACCTATACCACCACAGGCCCCACCCATACTACTGCAAGCCCCACCTATATCACCACAGGCCCTACCCACACTACTGCAAGCCCCACCCACACCACCACAGGCCCCACCCACACTACTGCAACCACTACCCCCAAAGCCAAGATGTCAACTAACACCACTACACCCAATGCTAAGGACCCAGTCCAGACCACCAGGAGTCCCACCCATTCTGTCACAAGCCCCACTCTTATAACTGTAAGCCCGTCCACTTTTCTAGACTTTGCCAAGCTCTCCAGCCCCTCTGCAGATACAGACCCACCCCACCTAGGCACTGACCCCCTGTCTGGTAGTTACCTAGCCTCCGCTCCTTGCACTCAGGCAGACCCCATATCCCCCAGCACCTCCCATCCAAGTCCTGCTTGTTCCAGTTGGGAGCCCCTCACAACCCCTTCCCCAGATCCCCCAGAAGCCATGCGTCAGAGCCCAAgtctccctccctcacccctagCCCCTGTGCCCCAGAATCCAGACCCTAAAGTGGCCAGGGCTACTCCGGCCCCAGTTCCAGGGGCAGCTGGAGGGGCTGGGGATAGGAGGCTGGAAGAGGCTCTGGGGGCCCTGATGGCTGCCCTGGATGACTATCGTGGCCAGTTTCCCGAGCTGCAGGGCCTAGAGCAGGAGGTGACCCGGCTGGAGAGTCTGCTCATG AGACAAGGCCTGACTCGGAGCCGGGCCTCCAGTCTAAGCATCACTGTGGAGCATGCCCTGGAGAGCTTCAGCTTTCTCAACGAGGATGAAGATGAAGACAATGACAGTCCTGGGGACAG GCCCCCAAACAGCCTAGCACCTGGGGCTGAGGACAGCCTTGACTCGCCCAGTGCCCGACCCCTCAGCACAGAGTGTCCAGCTCTGGATGCTGCCTTGGTTCAGCACCTGTATCACTGCAGCCGCCTCCTGCTG AAACTGGGCACATTTGGGCCCCTGCGCTGCCAGGAGGCATGGGCCCTGGAGCGGCTACTGCGGGAGGCCCGAGTGCTCGAAGCAGTATGCGAGCTCAGCAGGCGATGGGAAATACCTGCCACCTCTGCCCAGGAAG TGGTGCAGTTCTCAGCCTCTCGGCCCGGCTTCCTGACCTTCTGGGACCAATGCACAGAGGGACTCAGCCCTTTCATCTGCCCTGTGGAGCGGGTGCTCCTCACCTTCTGCAATCAGTACAGCGCCCGTCTTTCCTTGCGCCAGCCAGGCTTAGCCGAGGCCG TGTGCGTCAAGTTCCTGGAGGATGCCCTGGGCCAGAAGCTGCCCCGGAGCCAGGCAGGCCCTGGAGAGCAGCTCACCGTCTTCCAGTTCTGGAGTTACGTCGAAGCCTTGGACTGCTCCTCTATGGAGGCCTATGTAACTGAGACAGCTGAGGAGG TGTTACTGGTGCGGAATCTGAACTCGGATGACCAGGCTATTGTGCTGAAGGCACTGAGGTTGGCACCTGAGGGGCGGCTCCAAAGGGATGGGCTCCGGGCCCTCAGCTCTTTGCTTGTCCATGGGAACAACAAGGTCATGGCTGCTGTCAGCACTCAGCTCCGGAGCCTGTCGCTGGGCCCCGCCTTCAGGGAAAGG GCCCTGCTGTGCTTCCTGGACCAGCTGGAGGATGAGGATGTGCAGACCAGAGTGGCCGGCTGCCTGGCTCTGGGCTGCATCAAG GCTCCAGAAGGCATTGAGCCCCTGGTGTACCTCTGCCAGACGGACACAGAAGCCGTGAGGGAAGCAGCTCGGCAGAGCCTGCAGCAGTGTG GAGAGGAGGGACAGTCTGCCCACCGAAGGCTGGAGGAGTCACTGGATGCCCTGCCCCGCATCTTTGGGCCCGGCAGCATGGCCAGCACGGCATTCTAA
- the RIPOR1 gene encoding rho family-interacting cell polarization regulator 1 isoform X4 has protein sequence MSAKKRGSPARTHSMMSLSVRPQRRLLSARVSRSQSFAGVLGSQERGPRSFPAFSPPGPPRKPPVLSRVSKMFSVAHPAPKVPQPERLDLVYTALKRGLTAYLEVHQQEQEKLQGQIRESKRNSRLGFLYDLDKQVKSIERFLRRLEFHASKIDELYESYCVQRRLRDGAYNMVRAYSTGSPGSREARDSLAEATRGHREYTESMCLLESELEAQLGEFHLRMKGLAGFARLCVGDQYEIYMKYGRQRWKLRGRIESSGKQVWDSEETVFLPLLTEFLSIKVVAVDINDLGTIKLSLEVTWSPFDKDDQPSAASTVNKASTVTKRFSTYSQSPPDTPSLREQAFYNMLRRQEELENGTAWSLSSESSDDSSSPQLSGTARHSSAPRPLVQQPEPLPIQVAFRRAETSTSGPMDEEGAVAPALANGHAPYSRTLSHISEASVDAALAEASVEAADLESLVRGPSPPACPVPTLGEHPAHVPPALDAGHSATNPTLSTTGPAPSAHLGSANKTINSSSPELPTQTTTGSTYCAMSPTHSAPSLIHCTTASTHKTMVSILTTTGPTPSTTGPVQTTSPTHKPVLSTLTPAAPTPNATDPVQTTTSLSHTVTNLTHTVTSATNKPMVSTLMTAGPTASATGPVQTTTSPTHTTTSPTHTTTSPTHTVASPTHTTASPTYTTTGPTHTTASPTYITTGPTHTTASPTHTTTGPTHTTATTTPKAKMSTNTTTPNAKDPVQTTRSPTHSVTSPTLITVSPSTFLDFAKLSSPSADTDPPHLGTDPLSGSYLASAPCTQADPISPSTSHPSPACSSWEPLTTPSPDPPEAMRQSPSLPPSPLAPVPQNPDPKVARATPAPVPGAAGGAGDRRLEEALGALMAALDDYRGQFPELQGLEQEVTRLESLLMQRQGLTRSRASSLSITVEHALESFSFLNEDEDEDNDSPGDRPPNSLAPGAEDSLDSPSARPLSTECPALDAALVQHLYHCSRLLLKLGTFGPLRCQEAWALERLLREARVLEAVCELSRRWEIPATSAQEVVQFSASRPGFLTFWDQCTEGLSPFICPVERVLLTFCNQYSARLSLRQPGLAEAVCVKFLEDALGQKLPRSQAGPGEQLTVFQFWSYVEALDCSSMEAYVTETAEEVLLVRNLNSDDQAIVLKALRLAPEGRLQRDGLRALSSLLVHGNNKVMAAVSTQLRSLSLGPAFRERALLCFLDQLEDEDVQTRVAGCLALGCIKAPEGIEPLVYLCQTDTEAVREAARQSLQQCGEEGQSAHRRLEESLDALPRIFGPGSMASTAF, from the exons GGCTTCCTGTATGACCTGGACAAG CAAGTCAAGTCCATTGAACGCTTCCTGCGACGGCTGGAGTTCCATGCCAGCAAG ATTGATGAACTGTATGAGTCATACTGTGTGCAGCGGCGTCTCCGGGATGGCGCCTACAACATGGTCCGTGCCTACAGCACCGGCTCTCCGGGGAGCCGCGAGGCCCGGGACAGCCTGGCCGAGGCCACTCGAGGGCATCGCGAGTACACAGAG AGCATGTGTCTGCTGGAGAGCGAGCTGGAAGCACAGCTGGGCGAGTTCCACCTCCGGATGAAAG GGCTGGCCGGCTTCGCCAGGCTGTGTGTTGGTGACCAGTATGAG ATCTACATGAAATATGGGCGTCAGCGCTGGAAACTACGGGGCCGCATAGAGAGTAGTGGAAAGCAGGTGTGGGACAGCGAGGAAACCGTCTTTCTGCCTCTTCTCACGGAATTCCTGTCCATCAAG GTTGTAGCAGTGGACATTAATGACCTCGGCACCATCAAACTCAGCTTGGAAGTGACATGGAG TCCCTTCGACAAGGATGACCAGCCCTCAGCTGCTTCTACTGTCAACAAGGCCTCTACAGTCACCAAGCGCTTCTCCACCTATAGCCAGAGCCCACCAGACACACCCTCACTTCGGGAACAGGCCTTTTAT aATATGCTGAGGCGGCAGGAGGAGCTGGAGAATGGGACAGCATGGTCCCTGTCATCTGAATCTTCTGATGACTCATCCAGCCCACAGCTCTCAGGCACTGCCCGCCACTCCTCAGCCCCCAGGCCCCTGGTGCAGCAGCCTGAGCCTCTGCCCATCCAAGTTGCCTTCCGTAGGGCTGAGACCTCCACTTCTGGGCCCATGGATGAGGAGGGGGCTGTGGCCCCAGCCCTAGCCAATGGGCATGCCCCCTACAGCCGGACTCTGAGCCACATTAGTGAGGCCAGCGTGGACGCTGCCCTGGCTGAGGCTTCAGTGGAGGCTGCAGACCTAGAAAGTCTAGTCCGGGGACCTAGCCCACCTGCGTGCCCAGTTCCCACCCTTGGGGAGCACCCTGCTCATGTCCCTCCTGCCCTGGATGCTGGCCATTCTGCCACAAACCCCACTCTCAGTACAACAGGCCCTGCCCCATCTGCTCACCTAGGCTCGGCGAACAAGACCATAAATTCTAGCTCTCCTGAACTGCCCACCCAGACCACTACAGGCTCCACCTATTGTGCCATGAGCCCTACCCATAGTGCTCCAAGCCTCATTCACTGTACCACAGCTTCTACCCACAAGACCATGGTCTCTATCCTCACTACCACAGGTCCTACCCCCAGTACCACAGGGCCAGTCCAGACCACAAGTCCCACCCACAAACCAGTGCTTTCTACCCTCACTCCTGCAGCTCCTACCCCCAATGCTACAGACCCAGTCCAGACCACCACAAGCCTCAGCCACACTGTCACAAACTTGACGCACACTGTCACAAGCGCTACCAACAAGCCCATGGTCTCTACTCTCATGACCGCAGGCCCTACAGCCAGTGCCACAGGTCCAGTGCAGACTACCACTAGCCCCACCCACACCACCACAAGCCCCACCCACACCACCACAAGCCCCACCCACACTGTTGCAAGCCCCACCCATACTACTGCAAGCCCCACCTATACCACCACAGGCCCCACCCATACTACTGCAAGCCCCACCTATATCACCACAGGCCCTACCCACACTACTGCAAGCCCCACCCACACCACCACAGGCCCCACCCACACTACTGCAACCACTACCCCCAAAGCCAAGATGTCAACTAACACCACTACACCCAATGCTAAGGACCCAGTCCAGACCACCAGGAGTCCCACCCATTCTGTCACAAGCCCCACTCTTATAACTGTAAGCCCGTCCACTTTTCTAGACTTTGCCAAGCTCTCCAGCCCCTCTGCAGATACAGACCCACCCCACCTAGGCACTGACCCCCTGTCTGGTAGTTACCTAGCCTCCGCTCCTTGCACTCAGGCAGACCCCATATCCCCCAGCACCTCCCATCCAAGTCCTGCTTGTTCCAGTTGGGAGCCCCTCACAACCCCTTCCCCAGATCCCCCAGAAGCCATGCGTCAGAGCCCAAgtctccctccctcacccctagCCCCTGTGCCCCAGAATCCAGACCCTAAAGTGGCCAGGGCTACTCCGGCCCCAGTTCCAGGGGCAGCTGGAGGGGCTGGGGATAGGAGGCTGGAAGAGGCTCTGGGGGCCCTGATGGCTGCCCTGGATGACTATCGTGGCCAGTTTCCCGAGCTGCAGGGCCTAGAGCAGGAGGTGACCCGGCTGGAGAGTCTGCTCATG CAGAGACAAGGCCTGACTCGGAGCCGGGCCTCCAGTCTAAGCATCACTGTGGAGCATGCCCTGGAGAGCTTCAGCTTTCTCAACGAGGATGAAGATGAAGACAATGACAGTCCTGGGGACAG GCCCCCAAACAGCCTAGCACCTGGGGCTGAGGACAGCCTTGACTCGCCCAGTGCCCGACCCCTCAGCACAGAGTGTCCAGCTCTGGATGCTGCCTTGGTTCAGCACCTGTATCACTGCAGCCGCCTCCTGCTG AAACTGGGCACATTTGGGCCCCTGCGCTGCCAGGAGGCATGGGCCCTGGAGCGGCTACTGCGGGAGGCCCGAGTGCTCGAAGCAGTATGCGAGCTCAGCAGGCGATGGGAAATACCTGCCACCTCTGCCCAGGAAG TGGTGCAGTTCTCAGCCTCTCGGCCCGGCTTCCTGACCTTCTGGGACCAATGCACAGAGGGACTCAGCCCTTTCATCTGCCCTGTGGAGCGGGTGCTCCTCACCTTCTGCAATCAGTACAGCGCCCGTCTTTCCTTGCGCCAGCCAGGCTTAGCCGAGGCCG TGTGCGTCAAGTTCCTGGAGGATGCCCTGGGCCAGAAGCTGCCCCGGAGCCAGGCAGGCCCTGGAGAGCAGCTCACCGTCTTCCAGTTCTGGAGTTACGTCGAAGCCTTGGACTGCTCCTCTATGGAGGCCTATGTAACTGAGACAGCTGAGGAGG TGTTACTGGTGCGGAATCTGAACTCGGATGACCAGGCTATTGTGCTGAAGGCACTGAGGTTGGCACCTGAGGGGCGGCTCCAAAGGGATGGGCTCCGGGCCCTCAGCTCTTTGCTTGTCCATGGGAACAACAAGGTCATGGCTGCTGTCAGCACTCAGCTCCGGAGCCTGTCGCTGGGCCCCGCCTTCAGGGAAAGG GCCCTGCTGTGCTTCCTGGACCAGCTGGAGGATGAGGATGTGCAGACCAGAGTGGCCGGCTGCCTGGCTCTGGGCTGCATCAAG GCTCCAGAAGGCATTGAGCCCCTGGTGTACCTCTGCCAGACGGACACAGAAGCCGTGAGGGAAGCAGCTCGGCAGAGCCTGCAGCAGTGTG GAGAGGAGGGACAGTCTGCCCACCGAAGGCTGGAGGAGTCACTGGATGCCCTGCCCCGCATCTTTGGGCCCGGCAGCATGGCCAGCACGGCATTCTAA